Proteins from a single region of Streptomyces sp. HUAS 15-9:
- a CDS encoding LCP family protein produces MTVHDENGDERRRLGRRSRALKAAGLTLAGVLVLGIAAGGWAYWHLDNNIKSVDINSALGDDRPARAVVTPSASASPLPTEAVNILVLGSDSRSGKANKELGGGSSSGARSDTAMVVHIDAGRTEATVVSIPRDTLVSRPSCPLSSGGFTAAAYNAMFNSAYSVGGPVCAVKTVESITDVRMDHYIEIDFSGFAKLVNALGGVTVTTDEDIDDDKSHLHLAAGTHHLNGKQALALARTRHGIGDGSDLGRIGLQQKLVKALLEQMAATDLLTDPAELYRVADAVTSSLTTDTGLDSLKELTRLGQSLKGLSSDHVRTLTMPVVTAPSDPNRVVAKEPAASELWDSLRAG; encoded by the coding sequence GTGACCGTACACGACGAGAACGGCGACGAGCGCAGACGGTTGGGCCGGCGGTCGAGGGCGCTGAAGGCCGCCGGTCTCACCCTGGCGGGAGTACTGGTGCTCGGCATCGCCGCCGGAGGCTGGGCCTACTGGCACCTCGACAACAACATCAAGAGCGTCGACATCAACAGCGCGCTCGGCGACGACCGCCCGGCGAGAGCGGTCGTCACCCCGTCCGCCTCCGCTTCCCCGCTGCCCACCGAGGCCGTGAACATCCTGGTCCTGGGCTCCGACTCGCGCAGCGGCAAGGCGAACAAGGAGCTCGGCGGCGGCAGCAGCTCGGGCGCCCGCTCCGACACGGCGATGGTCGTGCACATCGACGCGGGCCGTACGGAGGCCACCGTCGTCAGCATCCCCCGCGACACGCTGGTCAGCCGCCCCTCCTGCCCGCTGTCCTCCGGGGGCTTTACGGCGGCGGCCTACAACGCCATGTTCAACAGCGCCTATTCGGTGGGCGGCCCGGTGTGCGCGGTCAAGACGGTCGAGTCGATCACGGACGTCCGCATGGACCACTACATCGAGATCGACTTCTCGGGCTTCGCGAAGCTGGTGAACGCCCTGGGTGGAGTCACCGTCACCACCGATGAGGACATCGACGACGACAAGAGCCATCTGCACCTCGCGGCGGGCACCCACCACCTGAACGGCAAGCAGGCCCTGGCGCTCGCCCGTACCCGGCACGGCATAGGCGACGGCAGCGACCTCGGCCGGATAGGCCTGCAGCAGAAGCTGGTGAAGGCCCTGCTGGAACAGATGGCGGCCACCGACCTGCTCACCGACCCCGCCGAGCTGTACCGGGTCGCCGACGCGGTGACCTCCAGCCTGACCACGGACACCGGCCTCGACTCCCTGAAGGAACTGACGCGCCTCGGCCAGAGCCTGAAGGGCCTGTCCTCCGACCACGTGAGAACGCTGACGATGCCGGTGGTCACGGCCCCGTCCGACCCCAACCGCGTGGTGGCGAAGGAACCGGCGGCGAGCGAACTGTGGGACTCCCTGCGGGCGGGCTGA
- a CDS encoding helix-turn-helix domain-containing protein: MYPTPQQEQQMLQHCAHARYVWNLAVEQHSHWRIGRKPAPGFAEQCRQLTEARAENDWLRDGNADVQQQALQDFARAKAARFTSGFGEPTWRKKHRHEGFRVIGTDRVPEFNTDRTPMLNPKTGKQVMGRSVVVQKLNRRRAHVKVHGRGWVRFRLTRPELPAAKTFRVTFRSGQWHVAFARIPSPIGPPGTGQVIGIDRGVESPPPCRTAEG, encoded by the coding sequence ATGTACCCGACGCCGCAGCAGGAGCAGCAGATGCTCCAACACTGCGCGCACGCGCGGTACGTCTGGAATCTCGCGGTTGAGCAGCACTCTCATTGGAGGATCGGGAGAAAGCCCGCACCGGGCTTTGCCGAGCAGTGCCGCCAACTCACCGAAGCACGAGCCGAGAACGATTGGCTGCGGGACGGAAACGCCGATGTGCAGCAGCAGGCGTTGCAGGACTTCGCCCGAGCCAAAGCCGCGAGGTTCACGTCGGGCTTCGGCGAGCCGACATGGCGGAAGAAACACCGGCATGAAGGCTTCCGTGTCATCGGCACCGACCGGGTGCCGGAGTTCAACACCGACCGCACGCCGATGCTCAATCCGAAGACCGGCAAGCAGGTCATGGGCCGCTCGGTAGTGGTACAGAAGCTCAACCGACGCCGGGCCCACGTCAAGGTACACGGCCGCGGATGGGTGCGTTTCCGTCTCACCCGGCCCGAACTTCCGGCGGCGAAGACGTTCCGGGTCACATTCCGCAGCGGTCAGTGGCACGTGGCCTTCGCGCGAATCCCCTCGCCGATCGGCCCACCGGGAACGGGACAGGTCATCGGGATCGACCGGGGCGTTGAGTCACCGCCGCCCTGTCGGACGGCCGAAGGCTGA
- a CDS encoding RNA-guided endonuclease InsQ/TnpB family protein, which translates to MSDGRRLNCPQLTARERAQIRKHQRRAARAPKGSARKAAEYAKVCKLKTREANRRKDWCEKTSGMLARDYDLIRFEKLNIKNMTASARGTVDRPGNRVRQKAGLNKAILAQGWGLLRQRTEHKAPGRVQDIPAPYTSLRCSACGWIDKNSRKSQAEFVCTVCGFTCNADTNAATNVAAGQDGESRPGPSARAGGTTLPNQRSSVRELQPTQVGISLS; encoded by the coding sequence CTGTCGGACGGCCGAAGGCTGAACTGCCCTCAGCTCACGGCCAGGGAACGTGCTCAGATCCGAAAGCATCAGCGCCGCGCCGCACGCGCCCCGAAAGGCAGTGCGCGGAAGGCGGCGGAGTACGCGAAGGTCTGCAAGCTCAAGACCCGTGAGGCGAACCGTCGCAAGGACTGGTGCGAGAAGACCAGCGGCATGCTCGCCCGCGACTACGACCTGATCCGGTTCGAGAAGCTGAACATCAAGAACATGACTGCGTCAGCCAGGGGGACTGTCGACCGGCCCGGCAACCGAGTGCGCCAGAAGGCCGGGTTGAACAAGGCGATCTTGGCCCAGGGCTGGGGCCTGCTACGTCAACGTACCGAGCACAAGGCCCCGGGGCGGGTCCAGGACATACCCGCCCCGTACACCTCGCTGCGTTGCAGCGCTTGCGGATGGATCGACAAGAACTCGCGCAAGAGCCAAGCCGAGTTCGTCTGCACCGTCTGCGGCTTCACCTGCAACGCCGACACCAACGCAGCAACCAACGTCGCGGCAGGACAGGACGGCGAAAGCCGCCCCGGGCCCTCGGCCCGTGCCGGGGGGACGACACTGCCGAACCAGCGGTCGAGCGTCCGTGAACTTCAACCCACCCAGGTTGGAATCTCCCTTTCCTGA
- a CDS encoding polysaccharide deacetylase family protein has protein sequence MRAVVQNDKNRALKRAGLRAGVAALAVAAGVSGCSGPGPDSGVRPAPGQQRLQAPPARALDSYATRLKADRAALAAAARHWDLDQVPLMPPAPPARKPRITARAGFEVDGQEEEKLPPVFTTIPTKQKVVFLTIDDGAEKDPAFLRMMSDLKVPYTAFLSNYLIKDDYAYFRQMQAEGITLNNHTLHHPYLPGLSYEEQKNEICGMQGVMEKWFGKAPTVFRPPYGNYNGDTLRAAKSCGIKYAPIWDEEVFVDHWEYREDDKSLHPGDIVLTHFRGRDDWDGTMVDDMRRFLNKVTREGYAVARLEDYL, from the coding sequence ATGCGAGCAGTCGTACAAAATGACAAAAATAGGGCCCTGAAGAGGGCTGGTCTCCGTGCGGGCGTCGCCGCGCTCGCCGTCGCCGCCGGCGTCTCCGGCTGTTCGGGGCCGGGCCCGGACAGCGGTGTACGCCCCGCTCCGGGCCAGCAGAGGCTCCAGGCACCCCCCGCACGCGCCCTGGACTCCTACGCCACCCGGCTGAAGGCCGACCGCGCCGCCCTCGCGGCCGCCGCGCGGCACTGGGACCTGGACCAGGTCCCCCTGATGCCCCCGGCGCCCCCGGCCCGCAAACCGCGGATCACCGCCCGCGCCGGCTTCGAGGTCGACGGCCAGGAGGAGGAGAAACTGCCGCCGGTCTTCACCACGATCCCCACCAAGCAGAAGGTCGTCTTCCTCACCATCGACGACGGCGCCGAGAAGGACCCGGCGTTCCTGCGCATGATGAGCGACCTGAAGGTCCCGTACACCGCCTTCCTCAGCAACTACCTGATCAAGGACGACTACGCGTACTTCCGGCAGATGCAGGCCGAGGGCATCACCCTCAACAACCACACCCTCCACCACCCCTATCTGCCCGGTCTGTCCTACGAGGAGCAGAAGAACGAGATCTGCGGCATGCAGGGCGTGATGGAGAAGTGGTTCGGCAAGGCCCCCACCGTCTTCCGCCCGCCCTACGGCAACTACAACGGCGACACCCTGCGCGCCGCCAAGTCCTGCGGCATCAAGTACGCGCCGATCTGGGACGAGGAGGTCTTCGTCGACCACTGGGAGTACCGCGAGGACGACAAGAGCCTGCACCCCGGCGACATCGTGCTCACCCACTTCCGGGGCCGTGACGACTGGGACGGCACGATGGTCGACGACATGCGCCGTTTCCTGAACAAGGTCACCCGCGAGGGGTACGCGGTGGCACGCCTGGAGGACTACCTGTGA
- a CDS encoding class I SAM-dependent methyltransferase: protein MNDLLPFRSLLTPEGRALLDEVRGTAPADELAVATRLRREHPADLVSAALGQARLRQRAAAKFGAEDAERMFFTPNGVEQSTRTSVAAYRAGRLRDLGVTSVADLCCGIGGDALALARAGIRVLAVDRDPLTVEVARANAEALGLAELIEVREADVTEVDTSAYDAVFVDPARRGGRPGGAARSASLRGGGRATGGRIFDPEAYSPPLSWAVGAASAARVAALKIAPGIPHETVPADAEAEWISDGGDVKEAVLWFGAGIRPGAVRATLLPGPRSLLGRGLPDPRVRPVGRYLYEPDGAVIRAHLVAEVAESVGGGLVDATIAYVTADELRPTPYASAYEITDQLHFSVKKLKALLREREVGSLTVKKRGSAVEPEELRRKVKPQGPNSATVFLTRVAGAPTMLLGAPANG from the coding sequence GTGAACGACCTCCTCCCCTTCCGCTCCCTGCTCACCCCCGAGGGCCGTGCCCTCCTCGACGAGGTCCGCGGCACGGCCCCCGCCGACGAACTCGCCGTCGCCACCCGGCTGCGCCGCGAGCACCCGGCGGATCTGGTGTCGGCGGCCCTCGGCCAGGCCCGGCTGCGGCAGCGGGCGGCGGCGAAGTTCGGGGCCGAGGACGCCGAGCGGATGTTCTTCACGCCCAACGGGGTCGAGCAGTCCACACGGACGAGCGTGGCGGCGTACCGGGCGGGACGCCTCCGCGATCTGGGGGTGACCTCCGTCGCCGACCTGTGCTGCGGCATCGGCGGCGACGCGCTCGCGCTCGCGCGCGCCGGGATCCGGGTGCTGGCCGTGGACCGGGATCCGCTGACGGTGGAGGTGGCGCGGGCGAACGCCGAGGCGCTGGGCCTTGCCGAGCTGATCGAGGTGCGCGAGGCGGACGTGACGGAGGTGGACACGTCCGCCTACGACGCCGTGTTCGTCGACCCGGCACGGCGGGGCGGCAGACCAGGAGGGGCCGCGCGAAGCGCGTCGTTGAGGGGTGGTGGTCGGGCGACGGGCGGGCGGATCTTCGATCCGGAGGCGTACTCCCCGCCGCTCTCGTGGGCGGTCGGCGCGGCCTCGGCGGCCCGGGTCGCCGCGCTGAAGATCGCACCCGGCATCCCCCACGAGACGGTCCCGGCCGACGCCGAGGCCGAGTGGATCTCCGACGGCGGGGACGTGAAGGAGGCGGTGCTGTGGTTCGGGGCCGGGATCCGGCCCGGCGCCGTACGGGCCACGCTGCTGCCAGGGCCGCGGTCGCTGCTCGGACGGGGGCTGCCGGACCCCCGAGTGCGGCCTGTGGGGCGCTACTTGTACGAGCCCGACGGGGCCGTCATCCGGGCGCATCTGGTCGCCGAGGTGGCCGAGTCGGTCGGCGGCGGGCTCGTCGACGCGACCATCGCGTACGTCACGGCGGACGAACTGCGGCCGACGCCGTACGCGTCCGCCTACGAGATCACCGACCAACTCCACTTCAGTGTGAAGAAGTTGAAGGCGCTGCTGCGGGAGCGCGAGGTCGGCTCGCTGACCGTGAAGAAGCGCGGGTCGGCCGTGGAGCCCGAGGAGTTGCGGCGGAAGGTCAAGCCGCAGGGGCCCAACTCGGCGACGGTCTTCCTCACACGCGTCGCGGGCGCCCCGACGATGCTGCTCGGGGCGCCCGCGAACGGCTGA
- a CDS encoding toxin-antitoxin system HicB family antitoxin — translation MIKLNLRLPEDLYAQAKVAAAADDRSLNSWLVAVVRRAVFLEEMPKRPARDPADTDRPDDCADSTRL, via the coding sequence GTGATCAAGCTCAACCTCCGACTTCCCGAAGATCTCTATGCACAGGCCAAGGTCGCGGCAGCAGCCGATGACCGATCCCTGAACTCCTGGCTGGTGGCAGTGGTGCGACGCGCGGTTTTCTTGGAGGAGATGCCGAAACGTCCCGCCCGTGACCCGGCCGACACTGACAGACCCGACGACTGTGCAGACTCGACCAGGCTCTGA
- a CDS encoding YciI family protein, with protein MPRYLSLVRIDESTAPADGPSPELMQRMGELIEEITKAGVMLDTAGLTPSAQGTRVRWEGGELSVTDGPFTESKEVIGGYALMQCKDKAEALEWAKRFLKVHEAHWTVTCEVREIAEG; from the coding sequence ATGCCCCGCTATCTGTCGCTCGTGCGGATCGACGAGTCCACCGCCCCCGCCGACGGCCCCAGCCCCGAGCTGATGCAGCGGATGGGCGAGCTGATCGAGGAGATCACCAAGGCCGGCGTCATGCTCGACACCGCTGGGCTGACCCCCTCCGCCCAGGGCACCCGCGTGCGCTGGGAGGGCGGCGAGCTCTCCGTCACCGACGGACCGTTCACCGAGTCCAAGGAGGTCATCGGCGGCTACGCGCTCATGCAGTGCAAGGACAAGGCCGAGGCCCTGGAATGGGCCAAGCGGTTCCTGAAGGTGCACGAGGCGCACTGGACGGTGACCTGCGAGGTCCGCGAGATCGCCGAGGGCTGA
- a CDS encoding polysaccharide deacetylase family protein has translation MKRPRGRRRCRALTAAVLASAVLLPVSGCAQSVDPIERLGKKAAARVRPRGPDGEQAYRRWGLGSPLAPAPTPTVRPVGRHTKGRSLPPVVDRVRTRDRVVFLTYGDGAEKDSRFADMVRELRLPVSVFLTDRAAGPGYARLARLQSAGAGVQNHTLGHTSLRGLSYAGQRAEICGQQDKLKSRFGRRPSLFRPPHGTYDRTTLRAADDCGVSAVALWRAETTADGITYTHGPEHLRPGDIVNVAPDDTTGPTLCDRTARVLRRAQSRGLTVGRLEDYL, from the coding sequence GTGAAGCGGCCGAGGGGGCGGCGGCGGTGCCGGGCACTGACGGCGGCCGTGCTCGCCTCGGCCGTCCTGCTTCCCGTGAGCGGCTGCGCCCAGTCCGTCGACCCCATCGAACGGCTGGGCAAGAAGGCGGCCGCGCGGGTACGGCCGCGCGGTCCCGACGGCGAGCAGGCGTACCGGCGCTGGGGCCTGGGTTCGCCGCTGGCCCCGGCCCCGACGCCCACGGTGCGTCCCGTGGGGCGGCACACCAAGGGCCGGTCCCTGCCTCCGGTGGTGGACCGCGTCCGCACCCGTGACCGGGTCGTCTTCCTCACCTACGGCGACGGCGCCGAGAAGGACTCCCGGTTCGCCGACATGGTCCGTGAACTGCGGCTCCCGGTCAGCGTGTTCCTCACCGACCGCGCCGCCGGACCGGGGTACGCCCGGCTCGCCCGCCTCCAGTCGGCGGGCGCCGGCGTCCAGAACCACACCCTCGGCCACACCTCGCTGCGCGGACTGTCGTACGCCGGCCAGCGCGCCGAGATCTGCGGCCAGCAGGACAAGCTCAAGTCCCGCTTCGGCCGGCGCCCCAGCCTCTTCCGCCCGCCGCACGGCACGTACGACAGGACGACCCTGCGCGCGGCCGACGACTGCGGTGTCTCGGCGGTGGCCCTCTGGCGTGCCGAGACGACCGCCGACGGCATCACCTACACCCACGGCCCCGAACACCTCCGCCCGGGCGACATCGTCAACGTGGCCCCGGACGACACCACGGGCCCGACCCTCTGCGACCGCACGGCCCGCGTGCTGCGCCGCGCCCAGTCCCGCGGCCTGACGGTGGGCCGCCTGGAGGACTACTTGTGA